One genomic segment of Gossypium arboreum isolate Shixiya-1 chromosome 3, ASM2569848v2, whole genome shotgun sequence includes these proteins:
- the LOC108474795 gene encoding uncharacterized protein LOC108474795 isoform X1, whose protein sequence is MDEFQINGAGDEEVIGDEFYEKIEAPKFVDLAAPDRCRTENDDRFWFCLRVGCDQKHEEEMDPEEIYKNFVLRVMAARSPSVGLRKALCRRDSRSKLECPRTVPAKSSKSRVSRLAMISSISTKMGETKVKVKQSSTTPNVKKATAAKQPSTKALTTPRNKKGVSNPGTFRSVRNPKPTTVEVPKDRVVAKALVFHSPKKVVKLKKSVEWSSSLRRICSGMKKLEITDGSKKNALGCSKPLAASRKQLRGREVKSRVYDSLHCQNQKTQEAKSINRLKKKKNENELPLSEAALGRHQDEKDTIESTSKNPLDILEQATGPSRSSHEENIEPCPKDNEIPEATEGDDDKENAMASNIRVSESKVMEIDNNKENYAASDENRKLDCGTGKLTNETHKNIQKVAKVMSKTMKENSTAVKGAQGMNYRKPKLTNPKPFRFRTDERGILKEANLEKKHLQAPEGSDNESDTRTHKDQPQTVKTSSLMKPKGSMERKISTIPQKRTAHMHQKATQKSEGGSEKTRPRVVAALSRKKLGAIKEMSPTMARPLKGTSDPNKNGTSLTKKASSSQRRRHTTIPKEPNFHSLHAPKSCTKRVVA, encoded by the exons ATGGACGAATTTCAAATCAACGGTGCTGGCGACGAAGAAGTAATCGGCGACGAATTCTACGAAAAGATTGAGGCTCCCAAGTTCGTAGACCTCGCCGCACCTGATCGTTGCCGCACTGAAAATGATGACCGTTTCTGGTTTTGCCTCCGTGTCG GATGTGATCAAAAGCATGAAGAAGAAATGGATCCTGaagaaatttataaaaattttgtgcTTAGG GTTATGGCCGCTAGGAGTCCAAGTGTTGGGCTTAGAAAAGCTCTTTGCAGAAGAGACTCAAG GTCGAAATTGGAATGTCCCCGTACGGTTCCTGCTAAATCTTCAAAGTCTAGAGTGTCAAGGTTGGCTATGATCTCATCCATTTCAACAAAGATGGGTGAAACTAAAGTGAAAGTTAAGCAGAGTTCGACTACCCCAAATGTGAAGAAGGCAACAGCAGCAAAGCAACCATCTACTAAGGCCTTGACAACTCCAAGGAACAAGAAAGGGGTGTCGAATCCAGGTACTTTTCGAAGTGTTAGGAACCCAAAACCGACTACGGTTGAGGTGCCAAAGGATAGAGTGGTGGCAAAGGCTTTGGTCTTTCATTCTCCAAAGAAGGTAGTGAAGTTGAAGAAGTCTGTGGAATGGAGTAGTTCATTAAGGAGGATATGTTCAGGGATGAAGAAGCTTGAGATTACTGATGGGAGTAAGAAGAATGCATTGGGGTGTAGTAAACCATTAGCTGCTTCAAGGAAACAGTTAAGAGGGCGAGAGGTTAAAAGCCGAGTATACGATTCTTTGCATTGCCAGAATCAGAAGACTCAAGAAGCTAAATCTATAAATCgtttgaagaaaaagaagaacGAAAATGAGTTACCATTGTCTGAAGCTGCTTTGGGTCGTCATCAGGATGAAAAGGACACAATTGAGAGTACTTCTAAGAATCCGTTAGATATATTGGAGCAAGCAACAGGTCCCTCAAGGAGCAGCCATGAAGAGAACATTGAACCATGTCCTAAGGACAATGAAATCCCTGAAGCAACAGAGGGCGACGACGACAAAGAAAATGCGATGGCATCTAATATCAGAGTAAGTGAAAGCAAAGTCATGGAAATTGACAATAACAAGGAAAATTATGCAGCTTCTGATGAAAACAG AAAATTGGATTGTGGCACGGGCAAGTTGACGAATGAGACTCATAAAAACATTCAAAAG GTTGCTAAAGTGATGAGTAAGACAATGAAAGAAAACTCCACCGCAGTTAAAGGTGCTCAAGGAATGAATTACAGAAAGCCTAAGCTTACAAATCCGAAGCCTTTTCGATTTAGAACAGAT GAAAGAGGAATTTTAAAGGAAGCAAACTTGGAGAAGAAGCATCTTCAAGCACCTGAAGGCAGTGACAATGAATCAGATACAAGAACACATAAAGATCAACCA CAAACCGTCAAGACCTCTAGCTTGATGAAACCGAAAGGATCCATGGAAAGAAAGATTTCAACCATTCCCCAAAAACGTACCGCTCATATGCATCAAAAGGCAACTCAAAAATCCGAGGGTGGATCAGAGAAGACTAGACCACGAGT GGTAGCAGCATTGAGTAGGAAGAAACTCGGTGCAATTAAGGAAATGTCACCTACAATGGCCAGACCCCTTAAGGGAACGTCGGACCCTAACAAGAATGGAACTTCCTTGACGAAGAAGGCATCATCATCGCAGCGAAGAAGGCATACAACCATACCAAAAGAGCCAAACTTTCATAGCCTTCATGCTCCAAAAAGCTGCACAAAGAGAGTAGTAGCATGA
- the LOC108474795 gene encoding uncharacterized protein LOC108474795 isoform X2, with amino-acid sequence MDEFQINGAGDEEVIGDEFYEKIEAPKFVDLAAPDRCRTENDDRFWFCLRVGCDQKHEEEMDPEEIYKNFVLRVMAARSPSVGLRKALCRRDSRSKLECPRTVPAKSSKSRVSRLAMISSISTKMGETKVKVKQSSTTPNVKKATAAKQPSTKALTTPRNKKGVSNPGTFRSVRNPKPTTVEVPKDRVVAKALVFHSPKKVVKLKKSVEWSSSLRRICSGMKKLEITDGSKKNALGCSKPLAASRKQLRGREVKSRVYDSLHCQNQKTQEAKSINRLKKKKNENELPLSEAALGRHQDEKDTIESTSKNPLDILEQATGPSRSSHEENIEPCPKDNEIPEATEGDDDKENAMASNIRVSESKVMEIDNNKENYAASDENRKLDCGTGKLTNETHKNIQKVAKVMSKTMKENSTAVKGAQGMNYRKPKLTNPKPFRFRTDERGILKEANLEKKHLQAPEGSDNESDTRTHKDQPQTVKTSSLMKPKGSMERKISTIPQKRTAHMHQKATQKSEGGSEKTRPRVIE; translated from the exons ATGGACGAATTTCAAATCAACGGTGCTGGCGACGAAGAAGTAATCGGCGACGAATTCTACGAAAAGATTGAGGCTCCCAAGTTCGTAGACCTCGCCGCACCTGATCGTTGCCGCACTGAAAATGATGACCGTTTCTGGTTTTGCCTCCGTGTCG GATGTGATCAAAAGCATGAAGAAGAAATGGATCCTGaagaaatttataaaaattttgtgcTTAGG GTTATGGCCGCTAGGAGTCCAAGTGTTGGGCTTAGAAAAGCTCTTTGCAGAAGAGACTCAAG GTCGAAATTGGAATGTCCCCGTACGGTTCCTGCTAAATCTTCAAAGTCTAGAGTGTCAAGGTTGGCTATGATCTCATCCATTTCAACAAAGATGGGTGAAACTAAAGTGAAAGTTAAGCAGAGTTCGACTACCCCAAATGTGAAGAAGGCAACAGCAGCAAAGCAACCATCTACTAAGGCCTTGACAACTCCAAGGAACAAGAAAGGGGTGTCGAATCCAGGTACTTTTCGAAGTGTTAGGAACCCAAAACCGACTACGGTTGAGGTGCCAAAGGATAGAGTGGTGGCAAAGGCTTTGGTCTTTCATTCTCCAAAGAAGGTAGTGAAGTTGAAGAAGTCTGTGGAATGGAGTAGTTCATTAAGGAGGATATGTTCAGGGATGAAGAAGCTTGAGATTACTGATGGGAGTAAGAAGAATGCATTGGGGTGTAGTAAACCATTAGCTGCTTCAAGGAAACAGTTAAGAGGGCGAGAGGTTAAAAGCCGAGTATACGATTCTTTGCATTGCCAGAATCAGAAGACTCAAGAAGCTAAATCTATAAATCgtttgaagaaaaagaagaacGAAAATGAGTTACCATTGTCTGAAGCTGCTTTGGGTCGTCATCAGGATGAAAAGGACACAATTGAGAGTACTTCTAAGAATCCGTTAGATATATTGGAGCAAGCAACAGGTCCCTCAAGGAGCAGCCATGAAGAGAACATTGAACCATGTCCTAAGGACAATGAAATCCCTGAAGCAACAGAGGGCGACGACGACAAAGAAAATGCGATGGCATCTAATATCAGAGTAAGTGAAAGCAAAGTCATGGAAATTGACAATAACAAGGAAAATTATGCAGCTTCTGATGAAAACAG AAAATTGGATTGTGGCACGGGCAAGTTGACGAATGAGACTCATAAAAACATTCAAAAG GTTGCTAAAGTGATGAGTAAGACAATGAAAGAAAACTCCACCGCAGTTAAAGGTGCTCAAGGAATGAATTACAGAAAGCCTAAGCTTACAAATCCGAAGCCTTTTCGATTTAGAACAGAT GAAAGAGGAATTTTAAAGGAAGCAAACTTGGAGAAGAAGCATCTTCAAGCACCTGAAGGCAGTGACAATGAATCAGATACAAGAACACATAAAGATCAACCA CAAACCGTCAAGACCTCTAGCTTGATGAAACCGAAAGGATCCATGGAAAGAAAGATTTCAACCATTCCCCAAAAACGTACCGCTCATATGCATCAAAAGGCAACTCAAAAATCCGAGGGTGGATCAGAGAAGACTAGACCACGAGT CATTGAGTAG
- the LOC108474512 gene encoding serine--tRNA ligase-like: MLDINLFREEKGHKPEIIRESQRRRFAKVEDVDAIIDLDKVYRQLLYDLENLRKEFNKINKQVAQLKIAKQDATETIAKTEEIKQKIAVKDTEVKDAWAVLKSKLEKIGNLVHDSVPISDDEANNAVIRTWGEKRSEPKLKNHVDLVELLGIADTKKGADVAGGRGFYLKGDGVRLNQALINFGLDFLEKRGYTALQTPFFMRKDVMAKCAQLAQFDEELYKVTGEGDDKYLIATAEQPLCAYHVDDWIQPSELPIRYAGFSSCFRKEAGSHGRDTLGIFRVHQFEKVEQFCITSPNGNDSWDMHEEMLKNSEEFYQEIKLPYQIVAIVSGALNDAAAKKYDLEAWFPASQTYRELVSCSNCTDYQSRRLEIRYGQKKNNEQAKQYVHLLNSTLTATERTMCCILETYQKEDGVEIPEVLQPYMGGKSFLPFKTKPAPEAKGKKSKA; the protein is encoded by the exons atgtTGGATATCAATTTGTTCAGAGAAGAAAAGGGTCACAAGCCAGAGATCATTCGTGAATCTCAACGCCGTCGTTTCGCCAAGGTCGAAGATGTCGATGCCATCATCGACCTTGACAAAGTCTATCGTCAAT TGTTGTATGATCTCGAAAATCTGCGAAAAGAGTTCAACAAGATCAATAAGCAAGTTGCTCAACTTAAAATT GCTAAGCAAGATGCAACGGAGACGATTGCAAAAACAGAGGAGATTAAACAGAAGATCGCTGTGAAAGATACTGAAGTTAAGGATGCTTGGGCTGTTTTGAAATCTAAATTGGAGAAAATTGGGAATCTTGTGCATGATTCGGTTCCAATCAGTGACGATGAA GCAAATAATGCTGTGATTAGAACTTGGGGTGAGAAGCGGTCAGAGCCTAAGCTAAAGAATCATGTTGACCTTGTCGAGCTTCTCGGGATTGCTGATACGAAAAAGG GCGCTGATGTAGCAGGAGGGAGAGGTTTCTACCTTAAAGGAGACGGGGTGCGTCTCAATCAAGCTTTGATCAATTTTGGGCTTGATTTTTTGGAGAAAAGGGGGTATACAGCATTGCAAACACCTTTCTTCATGAGGAAAGATGTTATGGCCAAGTGTGCTCAATTGGCCCAGTTCGATGAGGAACTTTACAAG GTGACCGGTGAGGGTGATGACAAGTATCTTATTGCAACAGCCGAACAGCCCCTCTGTGCTTACCACGTGGATGATTGGATCCAGCCCTCGGAGCTACCTATAAG GTATGCTGGATTTTCTTCTTGCTTTCGTAAAGAAGCCGGTTCACATGGCCGTGATACTTTGGGGATTTTCCGGGTTCATCAATTTGAGAAAGTGGAGCAATTCTGCATTACCAGCCCAAATGGCAATGATTCGTGGGACATGCACGAGGAAATGTTGAAGAACTCTGAGGAATTTTATCAGGAG ATAAAGCTACCTTATCAAATCGTCGCCATTGTTTCTGGCGCTCTTAATGATGCCGCTGCCAAGAAATATGATTTGGAAGCATGGTTTCCTGCATCTCAAACTTACAGAGAGCTGGTGTCTTGCTCGAATTGTACAGATTATCAATCAAGGCGACTAGAAATCAGATACGGGCAGAAAAAG AACAATGAACAGGCAAAACAATATGTTCATCTGTTGAACTCGACTCTCACCGCAACAGAAAGGACCATGTGCTGCATACTTGAGACTTACCAGAAAGAAGATGGTGTCGAAATACCCGAAGTTTTACAACCGTACATGGGCGGGAAGTCTTTCCTGCCTTTCAAGACCAAGCCGGCACCCGAAGCTAAAGGGAAGAAATCAAAGGCCTAG